One window of the Cohnella hashimotonis genome contains the following:
- the secA gene encoding preprotein translocase subunit SecA — protein MLGIVKKIFGDANEREVKRLSKTVDEINELESSIKGLSDEQLRAKTDEFRNRLDKENFELDDILPEAFAVVREAALRVLKMRHFDVQLMGGMVLHSGKIAEMKTGEGKTLVGTLAVYLNALAGKGVHVVTVNDYLAQRDSQLMGQVYEFLGLTVGCNLHGLSHEEKQAAYACDITYGTNNEFGFDYLRDNMVLYKEQMVQRPLYYAIIDEVDSILIDEARTPLIISGQAQKSTQMYYQADRVASRLSDTEDFTIDVKMRSIALTEAGVTKVEQAFDIENLFAHEHVLINHHVNQALRARFIMKRDVDYVVQDEEVVIVDEFTGRLMAGRRYSDGLHQAIEAKEGLNVQNESMTLATITFQNYFRMYRKLAGMTGTAKTEEEEFKRIYGLEVVQIPTNRTNIRKDIPDVVYKTENSKFRAVVEEIVKRHQTGQPVLVGTVSIENSERVSEMLKKKGIKHQVLNAKYHAEEAEIISSAGQRGTVTIATNMAGRGTDILLGEGVPDIGGLHIIGTERHESRRIDNQLRGRAGRQGDPGSSQFYLSMEDELMRRFGADNIMGMMERLGFDEDSPIESRLITRAIESAQKRVEGSNFDARRVVLQYDDVINLQREKIYGDRRQILGSEKIRDVVMPMIKSVVERAVDKHCPGDDVPEDWDLEGLASYAHANFLPEDRVNKDELWGKEKEEIVELLMARIEQLYGEREEMIGEETMREFEKVVVLRAVDSKWMDHIDAMDQLRQGIHLRAYGGNDPLREYQFEGHNMFLSMIERIEEEVTLYIMKAQVESNVKREAVAEGQAVDTKAEAGPKRPARSPEQRVGRNDPCPCGSGKKYKMCHGRID, from the coding sequence ATGCTCGGAATAGTGAAGAAGATATTCGGAGACGCCAATGAGCGCGAAGTGAAGCGGCTGTCCAAGACGGTCGATGAGATCAACGAGCTGGAGTCTTCGATTAAAGGGCTGAGCGACGAACAGCTCCGTGCCAAGACGGACGAGTTCCGCAATCGCCTGGATAAAGAAAATTTTGAGTTGGACGATATTCTGCCGGAGGCGTTCGCGGTCGTGCGCGAGGCGGCGCTTCGCGTGCTGAAGATGCGTCACTTTGACGTGCAGCTGATGGGCGGCATGGTGCTGCACAGCGGCAAGATCGCGGAGATGAAGACCGGGGAAGGCAAGACGCTCGTCGGTACGCTCGCGGTCTACCTGAACGCGCTCGCCGGCAAGGGCGTGCACGTGGTTACGGTCAACGACTACCTGGCTCAGCGGGACAGCCAGCTCATGGGACAAGTCTATGAGTTCTTGGGCCTCACGGTCGGCTGTAACCTGCATGGTCTTTCCCATGAAGAAAAGCAAGCCGCGTATGCGTGCGACATTACTTACGGCACGAACAACGAGTTCGGCTTCGACTACCTGCGCGACAACATGGTGCTCTACAAGGAGCAAATGGTTCAACGTCCGCTATATTACGCGATTATTGACGAAGTCGACTCCATTCTGATCGACGAGGCGCGTACGCCGCTGATTATCTCCGGTCAGGCGCAGAAGTCGACGCAGATGTATTATCAGGCGGACCGCGTGGCGAGCCGGCTGTCGGATACCGAGGACTTCACGATCGACGTAAAAATGCGCAGCATCGCGCTGACGGAAGCCGGCGTGACGAAGGTGGAGCAGGCGTTCGACATCGAGAACCTGTTCGCGCACGAGCACGTGCTGATCAACCATCACGTGAACCAGGCGCTGCGCGCGCGCTTCATCATGAAGCGCGACGTCGATTATGTCGTCCAGGACGAGGAAGTCGTCATCGTCGACGAGTTCACGGGCCGTCTGATGGCGGGACGCCGTTACAGCGACGGGCTGCACCAGGCGATCGAGGCGAAGGAAGGCCTGAACGTACAGAACGAGAGCATGACGCTCGCGACGATTACGTTCCAGAATTACTTCCGGATGTACCGCAAGCTGGCCGGCATGACCGGTACGGCGAAGACGGAGGAAGAAGAGTTCAAGCGGATCTATGGCCTTGAGGTCGTGCAGATCCCGACCAACCGTACCAACATCCGCAAGGACATTCCGGACGTCGTCTACAAGACGGAGAACAGCAAGTTCCGCGCCGTCGTCGAGGAGATCGTGAAGCGCCACCAGACCGGACAGCCGGTGCTGGTCGGTACGGTATCGATCGAGAACTCCGAGCGCGTGTCGGAAATGCTGAAGAAGAAGGGCATCAAGCACCAGGTGCTGAATGCCAAGTATCACGCAGAAGAAGCGGAGATCATCTCGAGCGCGGGCCAGCGCGGCACGGTCACGATCGCGACGAACATGGCCGGACGCGGTACGGACATCCTGCTGGGGGAAGGCGTGCCGGACATCGGCGGTCTTCACATCATCGGCACCGAGCGGCATGAGAGCCGCCGGATCGACAACCAGCTCCGCGGCCGTGCGGGCCGTCAGGGCGACCCGGGCTCCTCGCAGTTCTACCTGTCGATGGAGGACGAGCTCATGCGCCGCTTCGGCGCGGACAACATCATGGGCATGATGGAGCGTCTGGGCTTCGACGAGGATTCCCCGATCGAGAGCCGTCTCATCACCCGTGCGATCGAATCGGCGCAGAAGCGCGTCGAAGGCAGCAACTTCGACGCCCGCCGCGTCGTCCTGCAGTACGACGACGTCATCAACCTGCAGCGGGAGAAGATCTACGGCGACCGCCGTCAGATCCTCGGCTCTGAGAAGATTCGGGATGTCGTGATGCCGATGATCAAGTCGGTCGTCGAGCGCGCGGTAGACAAGCACTGTCCGGGCGACGACGTGCCGGAGGATTGGGATCTCGAGGGTCTCGCAAGCTATGCGCATGCGAACTTCCTGCCGGAAGACCGCGTGAACAAGGACGAGCTGTGGGGCAAGGAAAAGGAAGAGATCGTCGAGCTGCTCATGGCGCGCATCGAACAGCTGTACGGCGAGCGCGAGGAAATGATAGGCGAAGAGACGATGCGGGAGTTCGAGAAGGTCGTCGTTCTCCGCGCGGTCGACAGCAAGTGGATGGACCATATCGACGCGATGGACCAATTGCGTCAAGGTATCCACCTGCGGGCCTACGGCGGCAACGATCCGCTTCGCGAATATCAATTCGAAGGCCACAACATGTTCCTGTCCATGATCGAGCGGATCGAAGAAGAAGTGACGCTCTACATCATGAAGGCGCAGGTCGAGAGCAACGTGAAGCGCGAAGCCGTGGCCGAGGGCCAAGCTGTCGATACCAAGGCAGAGGCGGGACCGAAGCGTCCGGCGCGTTCGCCGGAGCAGCGCGTCGGCCGCAACGACCCTTGCCCTTGCGGCAGCGGCAAGAAATACAAAATGTGCCACGGTCGCATAGACTGA
- the prfB gene encoding peptide chain release factor 2 (programmed frameshift) has product MAVNDYTAKQDLRESAKRLTYLRGSLDLGLKQEMIANFEEKMSAPDFWDDNEKAQGVISELNAIKGVVEQYTALAAEQEDLEAMQEMLEEETDADLESEWVGSVKSLSKKVDDFELQLLLNQPYDKSHAILELHPGAGGTESQDWASMLYRMYTRWAEKRGFKVELLDYLPGDEAGIKSVTIMVRGYNAYGYLKAEKGVHRLVRISPFDASGRRHTSFVSCDVVPEIPDDITIEIRPEDLRVDTYRASGAGGQHINKTDSAIRLTHLPTGIVVACQTERSQISNRDRAMKMLQSKLYEKKIQEQQAELAAIRGEQLDIAWGSQIRSYVFHPYSMVKDHRTSVETGNVQAVMDGELDPFIDGYLRSQIKTDPAAAAE; this is encoded by the exons ATGGCCGTCAACGATTACACAGCCAAGCAAGACCTTCGCGAATCCGCGAAGCGACTCACGTATCTTAGGGGGTCTCTT GACTTAGGTCTCAAGCAAGAAATGATCGCGAACTTCGAGGAGAAGATGAGCGCGCCTGACTTCTGGGACGACAACGAGAAGGCGCAGGGCGTCATCTCCGAGCTCAACGCCATCAAAGGCGTCGTAGAGCAATACACGGCGCTCGCGGCGGAGCAGGAGGACCTTGAGGCGATGCAGGAAATGCTCGAGGAGGAGACGGACGCGGATCTGGAGTCCGAGTGGGTCGGCAGCGTCAAGTCGCTGTCCAAGAAGGTCGACGACTTCGAGCTGCAGCTGCTGCTCAACCAGCCGTACGACAAATCCCATGCCATCCTGGAGCTGCACCCGGGCGCGGGCGGCACGGAGTCGCAGGACTGGGCTTCTATGCTATACCGGATGTACACGCGCTGGGCGGAAAAGAGGGGCTTCAAAGTGGAGCTGCTCGATTATCTGCCGGGCGACGAAGCGGGCATCAAGAGCGTGACCATCATGGTGCGCGGCTACAATGCCTACGGCTACCTGAAGGCCGAGAAGGGCGTGCACCGGCTCGTGCGCATCTCGCCTTTCGACGCGTCGGGCAGACGCCATACTTCGTTCGTGTCCTGCGACGTCGTGCCGGAAATTCCGGACGACATCACCATCGAGATTCGTCCCGAAGACCTGCGGGTCGACACGTACCGGGCGAGCGGCGCCGGCGGCCAGCACATCAATAAGACCGACTCGGCGATCCGGCTGACTCACTTGCCGACCGGCATCGTCGTCGCCTGTCAGACGGAGCGCTCGCAGATTTCCAACCGCGACCGTGCGATGAAGATGCTGCAATCCAAGCTTTATGAAAAGAAAATTCAGGAGCAGCAGGCCGAGCTGGCCGCCATCCGCGGCGAGCAGCTCGACATCGCCTGGGGCAGCCAGATCCGCTCGTATGTCTTTCACCCGTACAGCATGGTCAAGGATCATCGTACGAGCGTCGAAACGGGCAACGTGCAGGCGGTCATGGACGGCGAACTCGATCCGTTCATTGACGGCTATCTGCGCAGCCAGATCAAGACGGATCCGGCGGCTGCTGCCGAATAA
- a CDS encoding YitT family protein, whose protein sequence is MENANETNRAALPLHPTPRPNKRRRKPRSPFYRNTVSMALLLAGSFLIAVSFNLFFLPNKIASGGVSGISVIVNYLTDIKPAYTQWTLNIPLFLAGLAVFGSRFGIKTAVGSVVLPLFVLLTAHWTPPTHNPLLAAIYGGLGVGLGLGLVFRGQASTGGLDTAAQILHRYTGLRLGLAVATLDGLVILAAGILIAPENALYALIGLFVTSKTIDVVQTGLQTSKAAFIVTTQPEKVSQAVLIDLDRGLTKLQGEGGFTGEQRPVLMTVVGQNEVTRLKLLVQDADPGAFVIITNAAEVLGEGFHEPHLSAKPGGSDKPQFAPKRPKSGGDGINKP, encoded by the coding sequence ATGGAAAATGCAAACGAAACGAATCGGGCGGCGCTTCCGCTCCATCCGACACCAAGGCCGAACAAGCGCCGGCGCAAGCCGCGCTCGCCGTTCTACCGCAATACGGTGTCGATGGCGCTGCTGCTCGCGGGATCCTTTCTCATTGCGGTCAGCTTCAACCTGTTTTTTCTGCCGAATAAGATCGCTTCAGGCGGTGTATCCGGTATATCGGTCATCGTTAACTACTTGACCGACATCAAGCCCGCTTACACCCAGTGGACGCTCAATATTCCGCTCTTCCTAGCTGGACTCGCTGTTTTCGGCAGCCGTTTCGGTATCAAGACCGCCGTCGGCTCCGTCGTGCTGCCGCTGTTCGTGCTGCTCACCGCGCACTGGACGCCGCCGACGCACAACCCGCTGCTCGCCGCGATCTACGGCGGCCTCGGCGTCGGTCTCGGCCTCGGCCTCGTCTTCCGTGGCCAAGCGTCTACGGGAGGGCTCGACACGGCCGCACAGATCCTGCACCGCTACACCGGCCTGCGCCTCGGCCTTGCGGTCGCCACGCTCGACGGCCTCGTGATCCTCGCGGCCGGCATCCTCATCGCGCCGGAAAACGCGCTCTACGCCCTCATCGGCTTGTTCGTCACGAGCAAGACGATCGACGTCGTGCAGACGGGGCTGCAAACGTCAAAGGCCGCGTTTATCGTGACAACGCAGCCCGAAAAGGTGTCGCAAGCCGTGCTCATCGATCTGGACCGCGGCCTCACCAAGCTGCAGGGCGAGGGCGGTTTCACTGGCGAGCAGCGTCCCGTCCTCATGACCGTCGTCGGCCAGAACGAAGTGACGCGCCTCAAGCTGCTCGTGCAGGATGCCGATCCGGGTGCTTTTGTCATTATCACGAATGCGGCGGAGGTGCTGGGGGAGGGGTTTCATGAGCCGCATCTGTCAGCCAAGCCGGGCGGATCCGACAAGCCGCAATTCGCACCTAAAAGGCCAAAATCCGGCGGCGACGGCATCAACAAGCCCTGA
- the argC gene encoding N-acetyl-gamma-glutamyl-phosphate reductase: MPSSSSSSSSAPSKVRAAIVGSTGYGGVELIRLLAAHPYVTVTSVISSSNAGEPFAAGYPHLTEIRTDILDAVDPELIAGKADVVFFATPHGVSTKLASQFLAAGLRVIDLSGDFRLKDRESYAQWYKKEAPQQDELERAVFGMSELFGDEVRGADFVTNPGCFPTATTLGLYPAVKAGWIDPDSIIVDAKTGVSGSGRGLSMAAHFSEINENFKAYKVHQHQHTPEIEQTLARAAGGPVTVSFTTHLVPMTRGIMSTMYASLTDKSRTTADFRELYNQFYEGRPFVRVRPEGTYPSTKEVYGSNYCDIGVLVDERTKRLTVISVIDNLVKGASGQAIQNLNLMMGWDETTGLTFLPVYP; this comes from the coding sequence ATGCCATCATCATCATCATCTTCATCCTCGGCGCCATCCAAGGTGCGCGCCGCCATCGTCGGGTCGACCGGCTACGGCGGCGTCGAGTTGATCCGCTTGCTGGCCGCCCATCCTTACGTGACGGTCACGTCTGTAATCTCTTCGTCCAACGCGGGCGAGCCGTTCGCGGCCGGTTATCCGCATCTGACGGAGATTCGCACGGACATCCTGGACGCCGTCGATCCCGAGCTGATCGCGGGCAAGGCCGACGTCGTCTTCTTCGCGACGCCGCATGGCGTCAGCACGAAGCTGGCCAGCCAGTTTCTCGCGGCAGGGCTTAGGGTCATCGACCTGTCCGGCGACTTCCGCCTGAAGGACAGAGAGAGCTACGCCCAATGGTACAAAAAAGAAGCGCCGCAGCAGGACGAGCTCGAGCGCGCGGTGTTCGGCATGAGCGAGCTGTTCGGTGATGAAGTACGCGGCGCGGACTTCGTTACCAATCCGGGCTGTTTCCCGACGGCGACCACGCTTGGCCTGTATCCGGCGGTCAAGGCCGGCTGGATTGACCCGGACAGCATTATCGTCGACGCCAAGACCGGCGTGTCCGGCTCGGGCCGGGGCCTCAGCATGGCCGCCCACTTTTCCGAGATCAACGAGAACTTCAAGGCGTACAAAGTCCATCAGCATCAGCACACGCCGGAGATCGAGCAGACGCTGGCGCGCGCGGCCGGCGGTCCGGTGACCGTGTCGTTCACGACGCATCTCGTGCCGATGACGCGCGGGATCATGAGCACGATGTACGCGAGCTTGACGGACAAGAGCCGTACGACGGCCGATTTCCGCGAGCTGTACAATCAATTCTACGAGGGCCGGCCCTTCGTGCGCGTGCGTCCGGAGGGGACGTATCCGTCGACCAAGGAAGTGTACGGCTCGAACTACTGCGACATCGGCGTGCTCGTCGACGAGCGGACGAAGCGCCTGACGGTCATCTCCGTCATCGACAACCTCGTCAAGGGCGCGTCGGGCCAGGCGATTCAGAACTTGAACTTGATGATGGGCTGGGACGAGACGACGGGTCTGACGTTCCTGCCGGTCTATCCATAA
- the argJ gene encoding bifunctional ornithine acetyltransferase/N-acetylglutamate synthase codes for MGKSYLIVPDGGVTTPKGFKAGGLHCGLKKTERHDLGAIVSEVPASAAAVYTTNLFQAAPLQVTRESLAEEGLLTAVLVNSGNANACTGAQGEADAYAMRAQIAEALGVAKHQVAVASTGVIGEPLKMDRVSAGIERLPERLKDDAAGSDDFCQAILTTDLVKKTACVRVVVDGNEVTIAGAAKGSGMIHPNMATMLGFVTTDAAIGSAALQTLLRDITNLTFNMITVDGDTSTNDMLVAMANGLAGNGELTPAHPDWAAFAEGLRFVCEELAKAIARDGEGATKLIETTVAGAASDADAQAIAKTIIGSSLVKSAAFGADANWGRIIAAAGRAGVPLNVNTVDVRLGDILVLEQSRPIAFDEDAALVYLKGDTVAIRVDLHMGSGKALAWGCDLTYDYVRINAAYRT; via the coding sequence ATGGGGAAGAGCTATCTCATCGTGCCGGACGGCGGCGTGACGACGCCCAAGGGCTTCAAGGCGGGCGGACTGCACTGCGGTCTGAAAAAAACGGAGCGTCACGATCTCGGCGCGATCGTCAGCGAGGTGCCGGCATCGGCTGCGGCGGTGTATACGACCAATTTATTTCAGGCGGCACCGCTGCAGGTGACGCGCGAGAGCCTGGCGGAAGAAGGGCTCCTGACCGCAGTGCTCGTCAATAGCGGCAATGCCAACGCTTGCACCGGCGCCCAGGGCGAAGCCGACGCGTACGCGATGCGCGCACAGATCGCCGAGGCGCTCGGCGTGGCGAAGCATCAGGTCGCCGTCGCCTCGACCGGCGTCATCGGCGAGCCGCTCAAGATGGACCGCGTGAGCGCGGGCATCGAGCGGCTGCCTGAGCGCTTGAAGGACGACGCGGCCGGCTCCGACGACTTCTGCCAGGCCATTCTGACGACCGACCTGGTCAAGAAGACCGCCTGCGTTCGTGTCGTCGTGGACGGCAATGAAGTCACCATTGCCGGCGCGGCCAAGGGCTCCGGCATGATCCACCCGAACATGGCGACGATGCTCGGCTTCGTCACGACGGACGCGGCCATCGGCTCCGCGGCGCTGCAGACGCTGCTGCGCGACATCACGAACCTGACGTTCAACATGATCACCGTTGACGGCGACACCAGCACCAACGATATGCTCGTGGCGATGGCCAACGGCCTCGCGGGCAACGGCGAGTTGACGCCGGCGCATCCGGACTGGGCTGCGTTCGCCGAAGGGCTGCGCTTCGTTTGCGAGGAGCTGGCCAAGGCGATCGCGCGCGACGGCGAAGGCGCGACCAAGCTGATCGAGACGACCGTCGCAGGCGCCGCGAGCGATGCGGACGCGCAGGCGATCGCCAAGACGATCATCGGCTCGAGCCTGGTCAAGTCGGCGGCGTTCGGCGCGGACGCCAACTGGGGCCGCATCATCGCGGCTGCGGGCCGCGCAGGCGTGCCGCTTAACGTGAATACGGTCGACGTAAGGCTCGGCGACATCCTCGTGCTGGAGCAATCTCGTCCGATCGCGTTCGACGAGGACGCGGCCCTTGTCTACCTCAAGGGCGACACGGTTGCGATCCGCGTCGACCTGCATATGGGCAGCGGCAAGGCGCTCGCCTGGGGCTGCGACCTGACCTACGATTACGTGCGGATCAACGCCGCTTACCGGACTTAA
- the argB gene encoding acetylglutamate kinase — protein sequence MAFVMKCGGSTLAALPDAFFEDLRDLQESGAQPVIVHGGGPAINETLGQLGIESRFEGGLRVTDEPTLEVVEMVLAGRINKQIVRRLQQSGAKALGLSGTDGRLIEARPVANADVVGLVGDVTGVNAELIQGIVALGYLPVIAPIGIDAAGQRYNINADTAAGAVASHLGVATMIVVTDVPGIMRTVDGEKQVLPQVTFAQIEEMIASGEIYGGMIPKVRAAMACLTGDVREVLIVDGAAPRVLSRAVGEGNLGTRIVRR from the coding sequence ATGGCATTCGTCATGAAATGCGGCGGCAGCACGCTCGCCGCGTTGCCGGACGCGTTTTTCGAGGATCTGCGCGACCTGCAGGAGAGCGGGGCGCAGCCGGTCATCGTGCACGGCGGCGGCCCGGCGATCAACGAGACGCTCGGCCAGCTCGGCATCGAGAGCCGCTTCGAAGGCGGCCTGCGCGTGACCGACGAGCCGACGCTCGAGGTCGTCGAGATGGTGCTCGCCGGCCGCATCAACAAGCAGATCGTGCGGCGGCTGCAGCAGAGCGGCGCGAAGGCGCTCGGCCTGTCGGGCACCGACGGGCGGCTGATTGAGGCGCGGCCCGTGGCGAACGCCGACGTTGTCGGCCTCGTCGGCGACGTGACCGGCGTCAACGCCGAGCTGATCCAGGGCATCGTGGCGCTCGGCTATCTGCCCGTCATCGCGCCGATCGGCATCGACGCGGCCGGCCAGCGCTACAACATCAACGCGGACACCGCCGCGGGCGCCGTCGCCTCGCATCTGGGCGTCGCCACGATGATCGTCGTGACCGACGTGCCGGGCATCATGCGGACAGTTGACGGAGAGAAGCAGGTGCTGCCGCAGGTCACCTTCGCGCAGATCGAAGAGATGATCGCGAGCGGCGAGATCTACGGCGGCATGATCCCCAAGGTGCGAGCCGCGATGGCCTGCCTCACCGGAGACGTGCGCGAGGTGTTGATCGTCGACGGCGCCGCGCCCCGGGTGCTGAGCCGTGCGGTGGGCGAGGGCAACCTCGGCACCCGCATCGTGCGGAGATAA
- a CDS encoding acetylornithine transaminase, translating to MSSLFPTYGRYPIAIVKGKGSRLWDDQGKEYLDFMGGLAVTNLGHVPDEVKDALVAQLGELWHASNLFVNPFQEKAAKLLTDNSCADAVFFCNSGAEANEAAIKLARRYHQKVLGNNRYEVITFTQSFHGRTLATLTATGQDKVKEGFLPLPEGFVHVPLHDLPALEAAITDRTAAIMLELVQAEGGVIVVEPEFLRGVRELCDRHGLLLILDEVQTGMGRTGKLFAHQHYDVEPDIFTLAKGIGSGFPVGAMLGKEKLIPAFTAGSHATTFGGTPIASTVVAATVESILKQDAPARAAASGEYLIAKLSEKLLDLPVVTEIRGRGLLIGIQCTEPVADWISELHKRGLLVVSAGPTVIRLLPSLLVSREDIDRAVELIAAVLTEAAAAKTSN from the coding sequence ATGAGCAGCTTATTCCCGACCTACGGGCGCTATCCGATCGCGATCGTCAAGGGCAAAGGCAGCCGCCTGTGGGACGATCAAGGCAAGGAGTATCTCGACTTTATGGGCGGTCTGGCCGTCACCAACCTGGGCCATGTGCCGGACGAGGTGAAGGATGCGCTCGTGGCGCAGCTCGGGGAGCTGTGGCATGCGTCCAACCTTTTCGTGAACCCGTTCCAGGAAAAAGCCGCCAAGCTGCTGACCGACAACAGCTGCGCCGACGCCGTGTTCTTCTGCAACAGCGGCGCCGAAGCGAACGAGGCCGCAATCAAGCTGGCCCGCCGCTATCACCAGAAGGTGCTGGGCAACAATCGCTATGAAGTGATCACGTTTACGCAGTCCTTCCACGGCCGTACGCTGGCGACGCTGACGGCGACCGGCCAGGACAAGGTCAAGGAAGGCTTCCTGCCGCTGCCCGAGGGCTTCGTCCACGTGCCGCTGCACGATCTGCCGGCGCTGGAAGCGGCCATCACGGATCGCACGGCTGCGATCATGCTGGAGCTCGTGCAGGCCGAGGGCGGCGTCATCGTCGTCGAGCCCGAGTTCCTGCGCGGCGTCCGCGAGCTGTGCGACCGCCACGGCCTGCTGCTCATCCTGGACGAAGTCCAGACGGGCATGGGCCGTACCGGCAAGCTGTTCGCGCATCAGCACTATGACGTGGAGCCGGACATCTTTACGCTCGCCAAAGGCATCGGCAGCGGCTTCCCGGTCGGCGCGATGCTCGGCAAGGAGAAACTTATCCCGGCCTTTACGGCAGGCTCGCACGCGACGACGTTCGGCGGCACGCCGATCGCCTCGACAGTCGTGGCCGCCACGGTCGAGTCGATTCTGAAGCAAGACGCGCCGGCGCGCGCGGCAGCTTCGGGCGAGTACTTGATCGCCAAGCTGAGCGAAAAGCTGCTGGATCTGCCGGTCGTCACCGAGATCCGCGGCCGCGGCCTGCTCATCGGCATCCAGTGCACCGAGCCGGTCGCCGATTGGATCAGCGAGCTGCACAAGCGCGGCCTGCTCGTCGTCTCGGCGGGACCGACGGTCATCCGCCTGCTGCCGAGCCTGCTCGTGTCGCGCGAGGACATCGACCGCGCGGTCGAGCTGATCGCTGCCGTCCTGACCGAGGCGGCCGCGGCCAAAACATCGAATTAA
- the argF gene encoding ornithine carbamoyltransferase, whose translation MPNPAANAEELAQGLKGRDFLGLVDYQPDEIRYLLDLAIDLKHKQKSGEVYQPLKGKTLGMIFEKSSTRTRVSFEVGMFQLGGHGLFLSKNDIQMGRGETIRDTAQTLSRYLDGIIIRTFGHRNVVDLARSATIPVINALSDQSHPCQALADYQTILEHKGKLEGLKVAYIGDGNNMVHSLMIGASKLGIHFASASPEGYEPDAEQVKLAREYAAQSGSRVDIVRDAREAVEGADIIYTDVWASMGFEEEQQERERAFKNYQVNEELAKHAKSDYLFMHCLPAHRGEEVSEGVIDGPHSIIFDEAENRLHAQKAVMAAIM comes from the coding sequence ATGCCTAACCCGGCCGCAAACGCCGAAGAACTCGCCCAAGGCCTCAAAGGGCGGGATTTCCTGGGGCTCGTCGATTACCAGCCTGACGAGATCCGTTACCTGCTCGACCTCGCCATCGATCTTAAACACAAGCAGAAGTCCGGCGAAGTCTATCAACCGCTCAAAGGCAAGACGCTCGGCATGATTTTCGAAAAGTCGTCCACCCGTACGCGTGTATCGTTCGAGGTCGGCATGTTCCAGCTCGGCGGCCATGGCCTGTTCCTGAGCAAGAACGACATCCAGATGGGCCGCGGCGAGACGATCCGCGATACGGCGCAGACGCTGTCGCGCTATTTGGACGGCATCATCATCCGTACGTTCGGCCATCGCAACGTTGTGGACCTGGCGCGCTCGGCGACCATCCCGGTCATCAACGCGCTGTCCGACCAGTCGCATCCGTGCCAGGCGCTCGCCGATTATCAGACGATCCTCGAGCACAAGGGCAAGCTGGAAGGCCTCAAGGTCGCCTACATCGGCGACGGCAACAACATGGTGCATTCGCTCATGATCGGCGCAAGCAAGCTCGGCATTCACTTTGCCAGCGCGTCGCCGGAAGGCTATGAGCCGGATGCGGAGCAGGTGAAGCTGGCGCGCGAGTACGCGGCGCAATCCGGCTCCCGGGTCGACATCGTGCGCGACGCGCGCGAGGCCGTCGAGGGCGCCGACATCATTTACACCGACGTGTGGGCGAGCATGGGCTTCGAGGAAGAACAGCAGGAGCGCGAGCGCGCGTTTAAAAACTACCAGGTCAACGAGGAACTGGCGAAGCACGCCAAGTCCGATTACCTGTTCATGCACTGCCTCCCGGCGCACCGCGGCGAGGAAGTGAGCGAGGGCGTCATCGACGGCCCGCACTCCATCATCTTCGACGAAGCGGAGAACCGCCTGCACGCGCAAAAGGCCGTCATGGCCGCGATCATGTAG